A stretch of the Ischnura elegans chromosome 5, ioIscEleg1.1, whole genome shotgun sequence genome encodes the following:
- the LOC124158666 gene encoding ubiquitin-conjugating enzyme E2-22 kDa, with protein MANIAAQRIKREFKEVIKSEEVAKCAIKVELVNDSFTELKGEIAGPPDTPYEGGNFILEIKVPETYPFNPPKVRFITKIWHPNISSVTGAICLDILKDQWAAAMTLRTVLLSLQALLAAAEPDDPQDAVVAKQFRECREIFWQTARHWTQVYAGGPNRSPELEAKIRRLMDMGIEEHTARVALSSYDWDLERATEQLFG; from the exons ATGGCTAATATTGCAGCCCAAAGAATAAAGAGGGAATTTAAGGAGGTTATTAAGAGTGAGGAG GTAGCAAAATGTGCCATTAAAGTGGAGCTCGTCAACGATAGCTTCACTGAATTAAAAGGAGAAATAGCTGGTCCTCCAGATACCCCGTATGAAGGAGGAAATTTCATATTAGAAATAAAGGTTCCTGAGACATATCCCTTCAATCCCCCAAAG GTTCGATTTATCACCAAAATATGGCATCCAAATATATCATCTGTCACAGGAGCTATTTGTTTGGATATCTTGAAAGATCAGTg GGCTGCTGCCATGACTCTTCGTACTGTGCTCCTCTCCTTGCAAGCATTACTGGCAGCAGCTGAACCAGATGATCCTCAAGATGCAGTGGTGGCGAAGCAATTTAGAGAGTGTCGAGAAATATTTTGGCAGACTGCAAGGCACTGGACTCAAGTTTATGCTGGAG GTCCCAACCGAAGTCCAGAATTGGAAGCAAAAATACGTCGTTTAATGGACATGGGCATTGAAGAACATACAGCTCGCGTGGCCCTATCCTCGTATGACTGGGACCTTGAAAGGGCGACTGAGCAGCTCTTCGGTTAG